The region TCTTTCACACAGAAGCTTCAAGCTTCCCAAATGGCTTGAGTATTTCTTTGCTTACTGTGGCTCTCTTGCCCTGCAGgtttcccctctctctctctctctctctctctctttgaaGAACATAAATTTGATGTTTAATGTTGAATTTGTACAATTTTTGGAACAGGGGAATCCAATTGAGTGGGTGAGCACACATAGATTCCACCATCAGTTCTGTGACTCTGAGAAAGATCCACACAGCCCCATTGAGGGATTTTGGTTTAGTCATATGAGTTGGTTCTTTGATTCTGAAAATATTACTCAAAGGGTGAGAATAGATTAGAATTTAGCACTCTTTTGTTAAATTTGTTTgtcttgatttttgttttaattggaaCATTTAACTTTTCCAGTGTGGGGAGCCAACCAATGttggagatttagagaaacagCCCTTCTATAAGTTCCTTCAAAACACTTATATTTTTCATCATGTAGCACTTGGAGCTCTTCTCTATGCAATGGGTGGACTTCCCTTCATTGTTTGGGGAATGGTAAAAGTGATAATCTCGGCTCAATTTAATCTCGTTTGTATACTTAGTTTGGAATTGTAAGTGATAATCTCGGGTGGGCCATCAATAACATGTGCTAGTGTGTTCAATTTTATTCCACACCACTTGTTGGAATAGTTGGTAATAGCCTCATATATGTGTGAATGTGAAATTGAACCAAATCTCATGACTCATCAAACATGTGCAGGGTGTGAGGACAGTGTGGGTTTACCATATCACTTGGCTAGTGAATTCAGCTTGCCATGTTTGGGGCAAACAAGTATGGAACACCGGCGACCTATCACGGAACAACTGGTGACATGACGGCGAATCTTGTTTTATTACATCAGTACATGTCACGAAATATATATCGAATTTTGATGGAGAAAAATTGTGATTTATAGGTGGGTGGCAGTGCTTGCATTTGGAGAGGGGTGGCACAACAATCACCATGCATTTGAGTATTCAGCTAGACATGGGCTAGAGTGGTGGCAAATTGATATGACTTGGTATGCAATTAGGGCTCTTGAAGCACTTGGATTGGCCACTGATGTCAAGTTGCCTACACCAGCACAAAAGCAAAAAATGAAGGCATTAAATTAGTCTATATTGATAGATAGTTAGAGAGAGAAGAGTGAGAGAGAGCCTCACTTTTGTACAAGTAATTTCACGGCTATAAATGTGGTAAATGAATTTGGTAGTATTGTCAAAATGAGGAGTAATGTTCAACTACTCATTGTGCGAAATTAGGCACTCACTTTTGGTGTAGGGAAATCAAACAGTAGGAATTGTGTGGTCTGATTTTCTATGCATTTAATAGTCTAAATTTGTTATGAACCATAATAAGTAGTGGTATAATAGTGGTAAACTAATAACATGGCAATTATCATGGGAATTTGTTTTTCCCATCAACATTCTATGTGTTTAAATGTGTCACTCCTAATATGGCAgattgatttattttatgtgttttatAAGCTATTGAACAACAACGTAAATTTACCCACTTAGTGTTCTAGTGACGAAATAAACATAAGTGACTTATCCTCtttaataagaaatgtttgatGGCGTAAGTTAGAGGCTAATACTAATTTAGTCTTGGACCAACAATTTAATAGGAGTGTTTAATTGGTAGCTTCAAGTTTTAGCCCACATTTAAAGAGAAGGCATAGGTGAGCCGCATCGGACGGGGGACGGAGGTGGTCGGCGACGGGCAAGGAGGTGATGGGTGGGGTGGGACCGTGGGAGCGGGTAGTGGGAAAccctaattaattaatcacaaTTTATTATATAGACAAGTTTAACTTAAGatcaattaaattttattaattttattttttattttaataaaatcatatatatgatattttTATATGGACAAAATTTCCATTTTATAACTTCATTTACGGAATAATCTAGTTTATATATGCTATCTACTAGTATTATCTTACTTCACAGATTTATCTAGCTTATCAAACGTATAGATACAGAAGCATATTAACATATTCAAGATGGATTAATTCTATATGATTTTCTAAATTACACTTTTCTCTTGTTTTTATGTTATGACACATATATAAAAACTCATAAACGTTAGAAATATTAAATGGTACTCTGatggaattaatttaaatatttggaTTAATTTACACCtagttcttatattttaatttgaagtcaAATTATTAATTCAAGTTAGGTCAAAGTCACCTTAGATGTGTTTCTGAGTTGTAAATTTGTATTTATAAAAGAAGTTAGGCACTAATTCAaattgacaaaattaattaaagtaaagTCTAGTTAATATATTTGGATGTGAATAAAAAATTACGAATCTAGGTAGCATACATTATTTACCAACGTAACAGTtacgatttaaaaaaattattatcaaTTATCATAGATGTAAAATATTGATCCGTGATAAGGGAACCATTTCTTTTGTAGACTTACAACAACTTAATAACTTATCCCATATGCTACTAATCCATATTATTTTCTGACTCGACTGTAAGAGAAAATTAGACCTTTCGGACGGTCCAGAGAAAATCAGCCgatgaattaaaatacatttttatccttgaaattaaatatgtagtgcaGGGCCTAGAGTACATTTTATAAAGTAACAATGTTTCATCCAAATTCTTGAAACAAAGTTCAAAGCCATATATAAGCATAGCTAAACCCAAATATGTCACAGATAGATTTAAGCCACTAAAAATCAGAGAGATGTCTGCAGCAAACGCAAGATCCCTTAAAGATCCCCCAAAAGATGATGCCAAGATCAAAAGGGTGTGGCCAAAAGATGAAAAAGATTCAACCTTTGGCAGAATTAAGGTGTCTGGTGTGGAGGTGAAGGAGAAGAGGAATGTGTTTTGGGGAAGAAAGTGGAATTCTTTTGATATTTTGGTTGCTTCTGGGCTTGCAGCTTTGCATTTGCTGTGTGTTTTAGCTCCTTCCACTTTTAAATGGGATGCCTTTGGTGTTGCTGTTGCATTGTATTTCATTACTGGGCTTCTTGGAATCACTCTCTCTTTCCACAGAAATCTCTCTCACAGAAGCTTCAAGATTCCCAAATGGCTTGAGTATTTCTTTGCTTATTGTGGCACTCTTGCCCTTCAggttcccctctctctctctctctgatggATCCAAAGGGAGGCTCAATCCCCCACCCACCAAAAGATTTTTCTATACAATCTTATAAAATCTTCACATTATCCATATTTTGAATAAACTGCATGCATGCACTACCCCCCATCAATAAATCGGGATAGCTTGGCTAGCTActaggatttttttttattttgtgtttcttcCAAATAGCTACAACActttgtgttttgtttaatttttttcatggcTCCATAGATGATTTCGATTAGCCGATGTGTTTTCCCGTGTTTCAGAATACagttaaggccatccacaacgctgttcctataccgttccttaaaccactatttgagggccccactgtacttttttactccattccttactaaggaacggaacctgcaaccctccgttccttaaccgttccttaaattactattcattcaatttcatttttttttatttccaacccaattcaatttaaataaacacactttaaaaaacaaacacactttattaaaaaacacgcaacattaaaaaaaattacaacttaaacgtaaaaaaataaaaagcacacaattaaaatcctaaaaaaataaaagtacacaattttaataatttcatccgccaaaatttgcccaaatgtgctcaattagatcatgttggagttgggtgtgggcactagagtcgcgtgtccttgcacgaatagataaccgttcttgtatagacggatgcgctccacttcgaggcggactacttgcggttgagcttccgggggattcgtcgtcgaaccaatttcccgcctcgggtccttcgtcttggacaatcatgttgtgcaagattatgcacgtatacatgatgtcgaccatgttttccatgaaccacgtacgagccggggctttgatgatgttgaagcgcgcttggagaacccagaacgccctctccacatccttgcgagcagcctcctgcttctgcgcaaaaagagtctgctttgggttcgcagacccactgcacgtcttcacgaaggtaggccacttcgagtagatgccatcggcgagatagtacgccattttataaagccggttgttggcgacgaagttgatggccggcgctttaccatccaaaacttcggtcaagaggtcagactggtggagcacgtttacgtcgttgttcgacccggggaccccgaagtacgcgtgccagatccaaaggcggtagtcggcaacggcctcaagtataacggttgggtgggtgcctttgtggccgctcgtgtaggaccccttccacgccaccgggcaattcttccattgccagtgcatgcaatcgacgctgccgagcatcccggggaatccgtgcactgtttcgtgaaggttgagcaggaactgacaatcggtcgtgcttggccttcggagaaattcatcggtgaaggctgcccggacgccttggcagaatttgagcaagcacattcgcccagtgctgtctccgatgtggaggtattcgtcgaacatgtcggccgtttgtccagtcgcaagctggcggattgctgcagtacatttctgcagcttcgtgtggctgggacggccgaccgcgtcgaacccttcctggaagaactcttcccgggctgccaaagtattcgcgatgtggagaaataacggtttccccatgcggaaacggcgacggaagtacgtatctccccaaaccgggttatcgcagaagtagtcgcgtactaaccttgcggcggcttcctcccggttacgatggatgtacgtacgggagcgtcgttggggcggcgcggcttcttccgcctcccgtcgtcgatcttcttcaagtgattgttccaatatttgacgcatttgttcataaggatccattagtttgattaaatttgggagaaggaaaatatagttgatttgagatgaaaattggggtggaaatagagaggaatagatgtgtgtttgtgattgaaatgagtatgaaataggagtatttatagagtaaataaataaaataaaaataaaaaataaaaataaaaaacggatataaaaaaaacggtctcattaccgttgcaaaaaaaaatttttttttttattaaattcgaatttaaaaaaaaaaattgaattattgcgtcaccggacgaagcccactcgcggggcagcgagtgggcttcacgcgtcgaatgggaggccgccacgtcgcctcggcgcgtggcggaacgttccgttccgcgttcctcccgaacggaacgcggcacggcataggaatggcgacggcacggaacggcgacggaacgcaccccgcaacgcgtgccgccgcggaaccgttccgccggaacggcataggaaccgcaacggcacagcgttgcgggtgccctaaccAACATTATAACTAGTCAATTACGATAAATTGGATCGGAATTTGCTGTTTTTTCTTCTTCACTATCTCGACGTAACGTGAGCTTGAAAATGTAAAGTATCATCTCAAATCCTTTTTGCACTTGAACCCTGTTGACTTGAGATGATAcagtatttttcattttagggttcaatagagaaaaagaaaaaaaaagggatttgagattctatttttatttttcggaGACCTAAAAGGTGAAATccccatattttaaattttgattagaAATAGAACTAGTCCTCGAAATAGAATAGATGTTTAATTGCAATTTGTTTTCACAGGGGCATCCAATTAAGTGGGTGAGCCTACATAGATACCACCATCAGTTTGTTGACTCAGAAATAGATCCACACAGTCCAATTTGGGGATTTTGGTTTAGTCACATGAGTTGGCTCTTTGACACTGAAAATATTGCTCAAAAAGTAAGATTATTTGTCATCCTCAATATCACATTTGTTTTTCTTGGTTTTATATTTGATAAAAATTCATATATCTTTGATTTCAGTGTAGAAAAAGAAGCAATGTTAAAGATTTAGAGAAGCAGGCGTTCTATAAGTCCCTTGAAAAGACTTATTTACTTCATCATGTAGCACTTGGAGCTCTACTCTATGCAATGGGTGCATTTCCCTACATTGTTTGGGGAATAGTAAGTTAATATATTCATTACTTTTATAGCATGTTCTACAATTAATTATCACCTATAAAATTTTGGACAACCTAATTGTGTGCGCTAACTATATAATTTAGGATGATGTTAATTGTGTGTGCCAAGCAAATTTCTCG is a window of Salvia splendens isolate huo1 chromosome 3, SspV2, whole genome shotgun sequence DNA encoding:
- the LOC121795044 gene encoding palmitoyl-monogalactosyldiacylglycerol delta-7 desaturase, chloroplastic-like; the encoded protein is MALLAPPPPKLKPFQFPSLHRFNPLKITHKQQNSIHFASNARFPQNSLKDSIFFRRKDAKIIRVSPIVRAASIPLSGDDKDSNFGRILLSDVVVKRKRNVFWGRKWNSLDIGIVSVVAAMHLLCVLAPSTFNWGALGVAVALYVITGLLGITLSFHRNLSHRSFKLPKWLEYFFAYCGSLALQGNPIEWVSTHRFHHQFCDSEKDPHSPIEGFWFSHMSWFFDSENITQRCGEPTNVGDLEKQPFYKFLQNTYIFHHVALGALLYAMGGLPFIVWGMGVRTVWVYHITWLVNSACHVWGKQVWNTGDLSRNNWWVAVLAFGEGWHNNHHAFEYSARHGLEWWQIDMTWYAIRALEALGLATDVKLPTPAQKQKMKALN
- the LOC121796600 gene encoding palmitoyl-monogalactosyldiacylglycerol delta-7 desaturase, chloroplastic-like — encoded protein: MSAANARSLKDPPKDDAKIKRVWPKDEKDSTFGRIKVSGVEVKEKRNVFWGRKWNSFDILVASGLAALHLLCVLAPSTFKWDAFGVAVALYFITGLLGITLSFHRNLSHRSFKIPKWLEYFFAYCGTLALQGHPIKWVSLHRYHHQFVDSEIDPHSPIWGFWFSHMSWLFDTENIAQKCRKRSNVKDLEKQAFYKSLEKTYLLHHVALGALLYAMGAFPYIVWGIGVRIVWLYHITWLVNSACHIWGKQTWNTGDLSRNNWWVALLAFGEGWHNNHHAFEYSARHGLEWWQIDTTWYAIRVLEAIGLAIHIKLSTPAQQQKMALIIS